From Paenibacillus graminis, a single genomic window includes:
- a CDS encoding YopX family protein: MGREIKFKIWLPGIKKMSYEHTLEELMNWGTKEWTNGTAVFLQYTGLKDKNGREIYEGDIVQHEDFSIGCTVDLNIIGVVKMVDGSWCVERGDNGEYLFTETGTNEVIGSIFENPELLEV, encoded by the coding sequence ATGGGCAGAGAGATTAAGTTCAAAATATGGTTACCGGGAATTAAGAAAATGTCATACGAGCATACGCTGGAAGAACTGATGAACTGGGGAACCAAAGAGTGGACAAATGGAACAGCGGTGTTCTTGCAATACACTGGATTAAAGGACAAGAACGGTCGGGAGATCTACGAAGGGGATATTGTCCAGCACGAAGATTTCTCAATTGGATGCACAGTCGATTTGAACATTATTGGTGTTGTGAAAATGGTAGACGGTTCATGGTGCGTAGAGCGAGGAGATAACGGAGAATACCTGTTCACCGAAACTGGAACGAATGAAGTCATAGGTTCAATTTTCGAGAATCCAGAACTACTAGAGGTATAA